In the Halorubrum ruber genome, GCACGGTGACGACCGCGGCGTCGCCGGACTTGATGAAGTCCGGGTTCTCCTCGGCGACCTCACCGGACGAGGGGTCGATCTTCTGATCGATGGACTCGATCGTACAGGCGACCTGCGCCGTGTGGGCGTGGAAGACCGGGGTGTAACCGGCCGTGATCACCGACGGGTGCTGCATGACGACGACCTGGGCCTTGAACGTCTCGGCGACGCTCGGCGGGTCGTCGGCCGGGCCACAGACGTCGCCGCGGCGGATGTCGTCCTTGCCGATGCCGCGGACGTTGAACCCGACGTTGTCACCGGGCTCGGCCTTGGGCACCTCTTCGTGGTGCATCTCGACCGTCTTCACCTCGCCGCCCACGTCGGACGGCTGGAAGGAGACGTTGTCGCCGGTGTTGAGAATCCCGGTCTCGACGCGTCCCACGGGGACGGTCCCGATGCCGGAGATGGTGTAAACGTCCTGGATCGGCAGGCGGAGCGGCGCGTCCGTCGGCGGCTCGGCCTCCGGCAGGTTGTTGAGCGACTCCAGCAGGGTGGGGCCGTCGTACCACGGCGTGTTCTCGGACGCCTCGGCGACGTTGTCGCCCTCGAACGCCGAGATCGGCACGAACGTGGTGTCGTCGGTCGCGAAGCGGACCTGGTTGAGCAGGTCCTCGACCTCGCCGATGACCTCCTTGTAGGAGTCCTCGCTGTAGTCGACGAGGTCCATCTTGTTGACGCCGATGATGAGCTCGTTGATCCCGAGCGTTCGGGCCAGGAACACGTGCTCGCGGGTCTGGGGCGCGACGCCGTCGTCGGCCGCGACGACGAGCACCGCGTTGTCGGCCTGCGAGGCGCCCGTGATCATGTTCTTCACGAAGTCACGGTGGCCCGGACAGTCGACGATGGTGAAGTAGTACTGGTCCGTGTCGAACTCCTGGTGGGCGATGTCGATCGTGACGCCGCGCTCGCGCTCCTCGGCGAGGTTGTCCATCACGTAGGCGAACTCGAAGCCGCCCTTGCCCTTCTCTTCGGCTTCCTCGCGGTGCTGCTCGATTACGTGCTCGGGGACGCTCCCCGTCTCGAAGAGGAGGCGACCCACGAGCGTGCTCTTGCCGTGGTCGACGTGGCCGATAATGGCCAAGTTCTGGTGCGGTTTGTCACTCATGGGGTAATCACGCGCTAAGGCGCTCTGTGAGTAAGTTTCGGTTGATTCCACTAAAACGGTTTCGATACGGCCCACAGAGTATCGCGCCGCCGTCCGGCGATTGTCGACAACGCGGGACACGACAGAGCGACACATGACCCCGGTCCGCGGCGGCGGACTCGGCGGTCGAAGCGGCCTGCTCCGGCCGGACGACCCGGCCCACTCCGGCCGGACGACCCGCCCTACTCCAGCCGCCCCACGTCGCCGAGGACCGCGCTCGCGGTCTCCGGGCCGCCCGCGCCGCGGCCGGAGATGTTGAGCCGGCCGGCGTGAGACGTCTCGATCTGGACGATGTTCTGCGTGCCGGAGACCGCGAGCGTCCCGTTCTCGGGGACGAGCCGCGGCGCGACCCGCACGGTCTCGCCGGTCGCCTCGCCGATCAGCCGCACCGTCCGCCCGTCCTCGGCCGCAAGCCGGAGCGCGGAGCCGGGCACGTCGCGGATCCCCGAGACGTCGGCGTCGTCGAGCGTGAACTCCCGGGCGTCGGCGGGGTCGTCGGCCGCGCCAAAGGATAGCACGTTCGCGAGGATGACGCACTTCAGCGCCGCGTCTGTGCCGTCCACGTCGAAGGAGGGGTCCGCCTCCGCGACGCCGAGATCCTGCGCCTCCGCGAGCACGTGGTCGTAGTCGAGCCCCTCGGCGGCCATCCGCGTCAGGATGAAGTTCGCGGTCCCGTTGAGCACGCCCCGGACCGCGGTGACGTGGCCGGGTTCGATGTCCTCGACGGTCGACACAGCGGGGATCGCGCCGCCCACCGTCGCCTCGAACCGGATCTCGCCGTCGCTGTCGTCGACGGCCGCCCGCAGGTCGCCGAACCGCTCCGCGACCGGGCCCTTGTTCGCGAGGACGGCGTGGCGGTCGCGCTCCAGCGCGCGGGTCACGTGCGAGAAGCCGGGCTCGGCGTCGCCCAGCGTCGTCGGCGTGGCCTCCACGAGGACGTCGTAGTCCGCCGAGAGGGCGTCTTCCGGATCCGCGTCGCCGACGATCCCGCGCTCCGCCTTCCGCGCGACGACCGCGTCGGGGTCGACACCAACCGAATCGTCTCCGCCGGCGCCGGCCCGACCGCCAGTTCCGTCGGCGACCGTCGCGCTCGACGAGTCCGCGACCGCGACGACCTCGTGGCCGTACTCGCCCGCCAACTCGACGACGGAGCGCCCGACCGCGCCCGCGCCGATCACGGCGAGCCTCACGCGTC is a window encoding:
- the tuf gene encoding translation elongation factor EF-1 subunit alpha translates to MSDKPHQNLAIIGHVDHGKSTLVGRLLFETGSVPEHVIEQHREEAEEKGKGGFEFAYVMDNLAEERERGVTIDIAHQEFDTDQYYFTIVDCPGHRDFVKNMITGASQADNAVLVVAADDGVAPQTREHVFLARTLGINELIIGVNKMDLVDYSEDSYKEVIGEVEDLLNQVRFATDDTTFVPISAFEGDNVAEASENTPWYDGPTLLESLNNLPEAEPPTDAPLRLPIQDVYTISGIGTVPVGRVETGILNTGDNVSFQPSDVGGEVKTVEMHHEEVPKAEPGDNVGFNVRGIGKDDIRRGDVCGPADDPPSVAETFKAQVVVMQHPSVITAGYTPVFHAHTAQVACTIESIDQKIDPSSGEVAEENPDFIKSGDAAVVTVRPQKPLSIEPSGEIPELGSFAIRDMGQTIAAGKVLEVNER
- a CDS encoding homoserine dehydrogenase; protein product: MRLAVIGAGAVGRSVVELAGEYGHEVVAVADSSSATVADGTGGRAGAGGDDSVGVDPDAVVARKAERGIVGDADPEDALSADYDVLVEATPTTLGDAEPGFSHVTRALERDRHAVLANKGPVAERFGDLRAAVDDSDGEIRFEATVGGAIPAVSTVEDIEPGHVTAVRGVLNGTANFILTRMAAEGLDYDHVLAEAQDLGVAEADPSFDVDGTDAALKCVILANVLSFGAADDPADAREFTLDDADVSGIRDVPGSALRLAAEDGRTVRLIGEATGETVRVAPRLVPENGTLAVSGTQNIVQIETSHAGRLNISGRGAGGPETASAVLGDVGRLE